TGTTACAAAAAGTGAATATGTATCCAACTGAGAGATTCCACTCGTACCTTTTTGTTTTTCCTCGATGCTGTGAGGCGCGTGATCGGTTGCCAAATAATCGATCCAACCTTCTTTGACTCCTTCGAGCATTCTTTCTCGATCTTCCTTTCCGCGAAGAGGAGGATTCATCTGAAACCAATGACGATTTTCAGAAGTTAACATCGATTTGTCGAAAAACAAATGAGTTGGGGTCACTTCACAAGTGAGCTTCAATCCCTTCTTCTTTGCGGCTTTGATTTTTTCCAGACCGTCTCCGGTCGAATAATGACAGAGTTTTCCACGGAGGTTGTATTTTTCGATCAGATACAACGCGAAGTCTGTGGCCATCGTTTCCGCTTCTGCGGGACGTCGGTCCTCGTGTAACGTTTCGTCCTGATGTTTTTCCAAAATTTCGGGATCTTCACAATGAAAGCTAATATTCTCACCTTCATAATTGCGGATCGTTTCTTCGAGAGCTTCGTTGTTATGAAAGAATAATTCTCCGATGCTAGGACCCATAAACACTTTGTAAGGAACCGATTCTTTCAGAGGTTTTGTATTCGGTCCGATCCCCGCGTACAACGTTATGTGAATCGGAGACTTATCAGCGAGTTTACGTTTTTTGAAATAACTTTCTGCGTCTACGGGAGGAATCGGATTGTTCGGCATATCGGCGACGTGAACCACTCCTCCGTTGATCGCAGCCGCACTCGCTGAAAGAAAATCTTCTTTGTAAGTATGTTTTCCGCTCTCGTCTTCCCTTGCGTGTATATGTATGTCGCCGAACCCCGGAAAGATTACGACTTCGTTCGGATCAAACCAAACTTCGTCTTTTGTTTTGTCCTCGACAACGTCTAATTCCAATCCCTTCAAAATCGACCGGATCAATCCGGTAGAAGAATCCCATTCCACCGTCCCGTGGAAATCTTCTTCGTGTGTTACGATTCTTCCGGATATTTTTTTGATCATCAAGGGTTCCTGTTTTACTGGATTCTTTTTTTGAATTTGTTTTTCGAAGGAGAAGAATTTTTCGAAGTTTAGAAAGTTGAGTGGAATGCAGATTCTTTTTTCCGAAAGAGAAGATATCGTTCTCCCCTCTTTCGGATTCTTACGATCGTTTTACTTTACACAAATCACGTTATACTTCATTGTTCCGAGGCTACTCGTTTCCGTTCCATCTTTGAAATTTACGGAATAGTAATAACCGGAATCTCCTTCCGGACTCGAAGACCAAAAGACTCCCGCGTTTCTCAACTTAGAATCCGCTCTTTTGCTAAAATTCTTGAGTTGATCTTTGCCGGGTAAACGTTTCGATCTTTCATCACAGATTTCTTTTGCTTCCGACCAGGTTACGGATTTTTGAAACGTATCGTCCCAACCGCGTTTTCCATAAACGGGAGTTTTTGTGTGATAGTTCTCACAAATGAAATAACTAAAGATTCCTAAAAGTACAATGCTTCCGGTTAGGATCGCACCCGCTAAGTATCGACCTCCTTCTCTCGGAGCTCTTACTTTCGGAGGATTTTTTTCCATCGCCAATTCTTGGCTTTTACGATGGAACTCCTGGTTTCTCTGAAAATTCTTTCCTTGTTGTTGGCGTTGTTGATGAGAATGTCTTCGATTCCCTTCTCTGGACTCATTGCCGCCTCGGTTGGAATCAGCGTTTTCCCGATTCTTCTCATTCCCTCCCGAACCTTTTGGATTTGAATTATGTTTCTTTCTGGGAGGCCTTCTTTTGTTTGCCATTTGGACCTGTGTTTTTGAATTTAAAAACTTATCTTTGATTCGTACCAGAGAAATGAAATGTTGTAAATTAAAATTTCAATCCTTCGAGGAACGATCCCTTTTCCAATGAAAATTGAGTGAATCTTCCCTGCAAATTTCGAAGATGGTAATCCATGGAACGCATTCGAATCGGATTGATTGGAGCTGGGACCGTTGGATCTGGGGTTCTCGAGATTCTCAAAAAAGAAAGTGCCGCATATCGCGAGAAATACGGCCTGGATCTGATTCTCTCCTCGATCTCTACCAGAACTCCCGATAAAATCAAAAAAGAATTACAAAACTTTCCCAATTGCAAATTAGAATCCGATTTTAAAAAAATCATCTCCGATCCGGATATCGATATGATCTTAGAACTCGTCGGCGGGACCGATGTCGCTTATACGATAGTAAGCGAAGCCTTAAAAAACGGAAAAACCGTAATCACCGCAAACAAAGCGCTTCTTTCTCAAAGAGGAGACGAACTCTTCACTCTCGCTCATGAAAGAGGATTGGAAATAGGAATGGAAGCTTCCGTCGCAGGAGCCATTCCAGTGATACGTTCCATCAAGACGGGGCTTGGTTCCGATTCCTTTCTTTCTCTTTATGGAATCCTAAACGGAACTACGAATTTCATTCTTTCTAAAATGGAATTGGAACATCTGGATTACTCGGAGGCTCTTCGTATCGCGCAAGAACTCGGCTTCGCGGAAAAAGATCCGACCTTCGACGTGGAAGGAATTGATACCGCACATAAAATTAGCATATTAGGAAGTTTAGCGTTCTCGCAAAAAATTCCTTTACAGAGCGTTCAAATCGAAGGTATAACAAAGATTAGCAGGTTGGATATTCAATTTGCGGGTGAACTCGGTTACAGAATTAAACTTTTGGGATTGGTTCGAAAAATTTCCGATCAACTGGAAGCAAGAGTACAACCCGTGATGATTCCGGTAAAACATCCGTTCGCGAATATCATGAACGAGATGAATGCGATCTACTACCAGACTTCC
This is a stretch of genomic DNA from Leptospira tipperaryensis. It encodes these proteins:
- a CDS encoding LIC_10572 family protein — translated: MANKRRPPRKKHNSNPKGSGGNEKNRENADSNRGGNESREGNRRHSHQQRQQQGKNFQRNQEFHRKSQELAMEKNPPKVRAPREGGRYLAGAILTGSIVLLGIFSYFICENYHTKTPVYGKRGWDDTFQKSVTWSEAKEICDERSKRLPGKDQLKNFSKRADSKLRNAGVFWSSSPEGDSGYYYSVNFKDGTETSSLGTMKYNVICVK
- a CDS encoding homoserine dehydrogenase, whose translation is MERIRIGLIGAGTVGSGVLEILKKESAAYREKYGLDLILSSISTRTPDKIKKELQNFPNCKLESDFKKIISDPDIDMILELVGGTDVAYTIVSEALKNGKTVITANKALLSQRGDELFTLAHERGLEIGMEASVAGAIPVIRSIKTGLGSDSFLSLYGILNGTTNFILSKMELEHLDYSEALRIAQELGFAEKDPTFDVEGIDTAHKISILGSLAFSQKIPLQSVQIEGITKISRLDIQFAGELGYRIKLLGLVRKISDQLEARVQPVMIPVKHPFANIMNEMNAIYYQTSYAGPGMFVGKGAGSLPTASSVVSDILYYGARRNKGLALEKNLFPTASVSEANGSLVRYYLRFTTVDLPGVLSEISKVLGDHGISISSVRQNEVEKEPVEVVVITHPATEENIKKSLKIIDGLSLIRHASVAIRLEDKL
- a CDS encoding amidohydrolase family protein, with translation MIKKISGRIVTHEEDFHGTVEWDSSTGLIRSILKGLELDVVEDKTKDEVWFDPNEVVIFPGFGDIHIHAREDESGKHTYKEDFLSASAAAINGGVVHVADMPNNPIPPVDAESYFKKRKLADKSPIHITLYAGIGPNTKPLKESVPYKVFMGPSIGELFFHNNEALEETIRNYEGENISFHCEDPEILEKHQDETLHEDRRPAEAETMATDFALYLIEKYNLRGKLCHYSTGDGLEKIKAAKKKGLKLTCEVTPTHLFFDKSMLTSENRHWFQMNPPLRGKEDRERMLEGVKEGWIDYLATDHAPHSIEEKQKGTSGISQLDTYSLFVTWLILKAGVDLKTIAKICAKNPGDFVNEYLPEKYGKGFGRIEAGYAANFTILNLKKSKTFQKEEIKSKSGWSPFENFTFPGSIEALYFMGNSIRS